CGCGTGTTATTATTGGGCGTTCGCAGTGCCTGCGCGTCGCGGGGCCACCGGCGGCCCCTCCCGGAGACAGCCTTTGACCATGACCCTTTCGATTGTGCGCCGCCCCTGGTTTGGGCCGCTTTGTATCGCAGTGATCGTCCTGGCGTTTTTTGCCCACACGCTGATCCTTCCGGCAGGGGAAGCGCTGCCCGGCGACGACTTCGTGCAACAGTTTTACCCGTGGTTCCACTTCGTCGTGCAGAGCGTGCATGACACGGGCACGCTGCCGCTGTGGAATCCGCACCAGTTCCTGGGCAACAGCGTCGCCGCCAACCCGCAGATCGGCCTGTTCTATCCCCCCAACTGGCTGATGATCCCCTTCGGCGCGGACCACATTTATACGGCGCTGGCGTTCGTCATCGCGCTGCACGCGATATGGGCCGGATGGGGCATGTACGTGCTCATGCGGCTGTGGGGCGCGGATCGATCCGGGGCGTTCGTCGCGGCGCTACTGCTGGCGACGGGCGGTTTTTTGACGGGGCGCGTGCGCGCTGGGCACTACTCGATGGTGACGGCTTACGCGTGGCTGCCGTGGGTGCTGGCGGGCTACCGGCTGGCCTTGCAGCGCCACCGCTGGTACTGGGCGCTGCCGGGCGGTATGGCGCTGGGTATGGGCATCCTCTCCGGCTATCCGCAGTTGATCTACTTCCTGGGCATGGTGCTGGTGCTGCATGCGATCTACGAGATCGTGCGCATGCCGGCGCGCCCAGTGGTGACGCTGGTCGCGCGCCAACTGATCATCCTCGGCGTGGTCGGGCTGCTGCTTAGCACGGTGAGCTGGATGATCACAGTCGATTACCTGCCTAAAGCCTCCCGCGAGAACCAACAGTCGTACAGCTTTGCCAACGAGCAGTCGATGCCCGCCAATCGGCTGGCGCTGCTGGCGATCCCGAATCTGCTCGGCGCGCGGCTGGAGACGGATACCCCGCCCGGCTATTGGGGTGAAGCACCGTACTTCGAGGAATCCCTGGCCTATACGGGGCTGCTGCCGCTGCTGGCGCTGCTGCTGGTGCCGTTCCTGCGCGAGCGGCGGCTGTGGCTGTTCGCGGCGGTGGCCGTGCTGGGTATTCTGCTCAGCCTGGGCTTCGACGGCGTGTTGTGGCTGGCGCTGTACCGCTGGTTCCCGGTTTTGCGCAACTTCCGGGGCGCGGCGCGCGCGCTGGCGCTGACGAATCTGGGGCTGGCGGCACTGATGGCACTGGTGATCACCGTCCTGGCGCGGACTCCACTGGCCCGGCGGCAGATCGTGCTGCGTCCGCTGGTGACGCGGCTGATTCCGGCGCTGCTGGCGGTCCTGTGGATCGGGGCGCTCGCCCTGACCGTCGCCAATTCGCTGCTGCAAGACGGGACCGAGAGCGCCCTGCGTGCGGCGACGATGGCGCGCCAGTTGGGGCTGGCCGGGGTCTACCTGGCGCTGGCCGGGTTCGCGCTGTGGCTGTGGACCGACGAGCGGCCCCAGGCGGCGCGCTGGGCCGTGGCCGTGATGGTGGTCGTGACCGTCCTGGATATGTGGCACATCGCGTGGCCGCTGACCTACACCACCGAAACGCAGTTCTCGCCGCCGTGGGCCAACGCCGCCGTGGACATTCCGGTCGGCGAAGCCGCCGCCTACGGGCGCGTGATGCAAATGTCGCCGCCGCCGGGTATCCCCAACGGCGCGACGTGGACCGGGCACCAGTCGCCGCAGGGCTACGATCCGTCCGCTCCGGCGGGCTGGGCGACGCTGAACCTGGACGCGACGTGGAACCCCGCCAGTCCGATCAACCGGCTGTTCGGCGTGAAGTACGTCATTTCCGGCACGGAGCTGAAGAACTACGGCTTCGGCGGCACGGAAGATTGGGACCTGATCGGCATCCGCGACGGGCTGGTGTTCTACGAAAATCCCGATCCCCTGCCGCGCGCGTTCGTCGTGTCCGCGTATGAGGTCGTGCCGGACGAAACCGCCGCGCGCCAGCGCATCGGCAGCGGCGACATGAGCACGGGCGAGACAGTCGTACTGGCGACGGAACCGGGCTGCACGGTGGATGGCAGCGGCGGCACGGCGACCATCACGCATTACGAGCCGAACAGCGTCACGGTCGATGTAGAGGCGGATGGGTCGGGGCTGCTGGTGCTGTCCGACCAGTATGACGACGACTGGAAAGTGACCGTCGATGGCGAGGACGCCGATCTGCTTCAGGCGGACATCGCGCTGCGGGCCGTATGTGTGCCCGATGGCGCGCATACCGTGCGTTTCGACTACCGCCCCTGGACGGTGACGGTTGGCGCGGTCGTGACGCTGGTCGGCTGGGCGCTAATGATCCCGGCGGGCGTGGTGCTGGTCCGGCGCTGGCGGCGCGACACACCTACCGCCGACCTCGACGACGACCAGGATGAGGTCGCATGAGCACCCTGCGCGTCCAGACGCTTGGCATGTTCCGGGTGTGGATCGACGACGAGCCGCTGCCGGGTACGGTATGGAAGCGCGAAAAGGCGCAGCGTCTGTTCCAGTTTTTCATCACCGCCCTGCTGAACGACAGCCATCAGGTGCTGCCCAAAGAGCGCATCGTTGCGGACCTGTGGCCCACGCTGGACGAGACGCGCGCCGACCGCGACTTCAAGGTGGCGCTCAACGCGCTCAACGACGCGCTGGAACCGGATCGTTCGTCGCGGTCGCTGTCGTCGTACATTGTGCGCTATGGGCTGGCGTATGGCCTGGACCCCGACGCGGACATTCACATCGACGCGGATGAGTTCCGGCGCGGCCTGAAGACGGCGGCGCGCCTGGAAACGGATGATGTGGACGCGGCCATCGACGCCTACCGCGACGCGATCGATCGCTACGCGGGCGACTATCTGCCCGACGCGCTGTACGAGGACTGGGCCAGTCTGGAACGCGAGCGGCTGCAAACGCTTTATCTGTCGGGCGCGATGCGGCTGGCGGCGCTGCTGCTTCAGCGCGAGGGCTACCAGGAGGCGGTGCATCTGTGCCAGTCGGTGCTGGTGCTGGATCGTTACTGGGAGGAAGCATACCGGCTGATGATGCTCAGCCACGCCATGCGCGGCAACCGTCCGCTGGCGATGCGCGCCTACGAGCAGTGCCGTGCCGTGCTGGACGAGGGCCTGGGCCTGGACCCTATGCGCGAAACCGTGGACCTCTACGAACAGATCGTGCATGGCGACAAGTTAGTCGTTGGTCGTTAGTTGTTGGTTGTCAGTCAAAAACGGGATCTGCCGTTTGTACGGAATGCGGCGAGAACCGGCTTTTGCCTTTCACTAAAAACTGAAAACTAACCACTGAAAACTGTTGTTTGAGACCCGGTTGCAACTGGGTCCGTGTATACCCTTGAAAAAGGACGAAGGCCGGAGAGAGTTTGATGAATCAGGAAGTCGTCTCGTTTGTGTTGCGCTTCGTGCGTGAGGGGGACAATGAGCAGGCGCGCTGGCGCGGCGTGATTAAGCACGTGCAGAGCGACGATACCGCGGACTTCGCGCGGTTCAACGACGCGCTGGAATTCATGCAGGAGCGCGTCAACGACACGATCCGGCAGTCGTTTGCGTCCGACGAGCAGCCCACGCCCGACAAGATGTTCGCGGAGACGGCGCGGCTGTGGGGCGAGATGGCTCCGCGGTATACCGACATCATGCTGCAATCGATGGAAGTGTTTTTGGAGCAGGGGCGGCGCATGGGCGAAACGCTGGCCGATTCGCTGGCGAATCGCGCTGTCGCCGCGCAGCAGTCCGACCAGAGCCAGCAGGGGCGGCTGATCTCGATCATTGAGCGGCTGGCTGGGCAGGTGGAAACGCTGACCTCTAAGGTCGATGAGCTTGAGGAGCGACTGCGCGATGAGCCGACCGACTGACTCCGGCCTGCGCGAAGGCGTCGAGGCGTGGGAGCGCGAGGCCGCCGCGTACTGGGATAACCTGACGCGCTCGCCCGACTTCTTGCGGCGCGTGGGCTACCAGCTCAGCCGCAGCCTGCAGTCGCAGCAGCAGATCACCGCGTCGTTCGAGGCGTTCGTGCTCAGTATGGCGGGTATGCAGGATCAGACCGCGCGCGAGCTGTACCTGCTCGAACAGCTCGAACAGCGCCTTGACGTGCTGGCCGGGCGGATCGACCGGCTGGAAGATACGCTCTCCGGCGATGACGACTGACGCGTTGTTCGACCGTTGGGCCGACCTGTGGGGCGCGGGGATGCGCGAGGTATGGACCGGCTACACCACCGCGCAGGATACGATCCTGGCGCAAGGGCGCGCCCTGGTGGGCCAGACGCCCGCCGAGGTCGTGCACACGGAAGGTCACGTGCGCGTGCTGCGTTATACGCCGCTGGTCGAGCGCCCGCTTCCGGTCCCCGTGCTGTGTGTGCCCTCGCTGATCAACCACTACTACGTGATGGACCTCATCCCAGAGCGCAGCCTCGTGCGCTCGATGCTCGAACGCGGCATCGACGTATATATGCTCGACTGGGGCATAGCCACCGAAGCCGATCGCTCGATCACGATGGACGACTTCATCACGGAGCGGCTGGGCCGCGCGATCCGCGTCGTGCGCGAGCAGTCCGGCCAGCCCGCGATTTCGCTGCTCGGGTACTGCATGGGCGGGCTGATGTCGTCGCTGTACAGCGTGCTGTTTCCGCAGGACGTGGCGACGCTGATCAACCTCGCCGGGCCGATCAACTACCACGACGACGGCATCTACAGCCTGTGGACGCGCCGAGAGTGGCTCAACGTCGATCTGATGGTCGATACGCTGGGCAACATCCCGGCGGAGCTGCTGAACGTCACGTTCAAGCTGGTGCGGCCCACGGACGAGATCGTGCGCGCGCTCGACTGGTGGGAGCACCGCGACGACCCGGCATTCACGCGACGCTTCGTCGCCATGCAGCTTTGGACCAACGACCCCACGCCGTTTCCCGGCGAGGTCTTCC
This sequence is a window from Aggregatilinea lenta. Protein-coding genes within it:
- a CDS encoding YfhO family protein, translated to MTLSIVRRPWFGPLCIAVIVLAFFAHTLILPAGEALPGDDFVQQFYPWFHFVVQSVHDTGTLPLWNPHQFLGNSVAANPQIGLFYPPNWLMIPFGADHIYTALAFVIALHAIWAGWGMYVLMRLWGADRSGAFVAALLLATGGFLTGRVRAGHYSMVTAYAWLPWVLAGYRLALQRHRWYWALPGGMALGMGILSGYPQLIYFLGMVLVLHAIYEIVRMPARPVVTLVARQLIILGVVGLLLSTVSWMITVDYLPKASRENQQSYSFANEQSMPANRLALLAIPNLLGARLETDTPPGYWGEAPYFEESLAYTGLLPLLALLLVPFLRERRLWLFAAVAVLGILLSLGFDGVLWLALYRWFPVLRNFRGAARALALTNLGLAALMALVITVLARTPLARRQIVLRPLVTRLIPALLAVLWIGALALTVANSLLQDGTESALRAATMARQLGLAGVYLALAGFALWLWTDERPQAARWAVAVMVVVTVLDMWHIAWPLTYTTETQFSPPWANAAVDIPVGEAAAYGRVMQMSPPPGIPNGATWTGHQSPQGYDPSAPAGWATLNLDATWNPASPINRLFGVKYVISGTELKNYGFGGTEDWDLIGIRDGLVFYENPDPLPRAFVVSAYEVVPDETAARQRIGSGDMSTGETVVLATEPGCTVDGSGGTATITHYEPNSVTVDVEADGSGLLVLSDQYDDDWKVTVDGEDADLLQADIALRAVCVPDGAHTVRFDYRPWTVTVGAVVTLVGWALMIPAGVVLVRRWRRDTPTADLDDDQDEVA
- a CDS encoding AfsR/SARP family transcriptional regulator encodes the protein MSTLRVQTLGMFRVWIDDEPLPGTVWKREKAQRLFQFFITALLNDSHQVLPKERIVADLWPTLDETRADRDFKVALNALNDALEPDRSSRSLSSYIVRYGLAYGLDPDADIHIDADEFRRGLKTAARLETDDVDAAIDAYRDAIDRYAGDYLPDALYEDWASLERERLQTLYLSGAMRLAALLLQREGYQEAVHLCQSVLVLDRYWEEAYRLMMLSHAMRGNRPLAMRAYEQCRAVLDEGLGLDPMRETVDLYEQIVHGDKLVVGR
- a CDS encoding PHA/PHB synthase family protein: MTTDALFDRWADLWGAGMREVWTGYTTAQDTILAQGRALVGQTPAEVVHTEGHVRVLRYTPLVERPLPVPVLCVPSLINHYYVMDLIPERSLVRSMLERGIDVYMLDWGIATEADRSITMDDFITERLGRAIRVVREQSGQPAISLLGYCMGGLMSSLYSVLFPQDVATLINLAGPINYHDDGIYSLWTRREWLNVDLMVDTLGNIPAELLNVTFKLVRPTDEIVRALDWWEHRDDPAFTRRFVAMQLWTNDPTPFPGEVFRKYIKEFYQENRLMRGDLTIAGQPVDLGRLALPTLTIAARRDHIAPWRSVAALHDLAGSADKELLIIERGHIGMVMGSDAPRKLWPRLGDWLVARSGAR